A DNA window from Sphingomonas profundi contains the following coding sequences:
- the xth gene encoding exodeoxyribonuclease III: protein MKIATYNVNGINGRLPVLLRWLEEEQPDIVCLQELKAPDEKFPEVPIRDLGYDAIWHGQKSWNGVAILSRVGKIHETRRGLPGDPGPAQSRYLEAAVNGVLIAGLYLPNGNPRPGPKFDYKMAWFDALIEHAAALFASGAPVVLAGDFNVMPTERDVYKPERWTEDALFAPEVRAAFFRLLEQGWTDALRTIHPDETIYTFFDYFRNAYARNAGLRIDHFLLSPALAKRLVDAQVDREVRGWEKTSDHAPVWIELADDAKPPASARRKAKARPASST, encoded by the coding sequence ATGAAGATCGCCACCTACAATGTGAACGGCATCAACGGCCGCCTCCCCGTCCTCCTCCGCTGGCTCGAGGAGGAGCAACCCGATATCGTCTGCCTACAGGAGCTGAAGGCGCCGGACGAGAAGTTCCCGGAAGTGCCGATCCGCGATCTCGGCTACGACGCGATCTGGCACGGTCAGAAGAGCTGGAACGGTGTCGCCATCCTCAGCCGCGTCGGCAAGATCCACGAGACCCGTCGCGGGCTGCCGGGCGATCCCGGTCCCGCGCAGAGCCGTTACCTCGAAGCCGCCGTCAACGGCGTGCTGATCGCCGGGCTCTATTTGCCCAACGGCAATCCGCGGCCCGGGCCCAAGTTCGACTACAAGATGGCCTGGTTCGACGCGCTGATCGAACACGCCGCAGCGCTGTTCGCCTCTGGCGCGCCGGTGGTGCTTGCCGGCGACTTCAACGTGATGCCGACCGAGCGGGACGTCTACAAACCCGAGCGCTGGACCGAGGACGCGCTGTTCGCACCTGAGGTCCGTGCGGCGTTCTTTCGGCTGCTGGAGCAAGGCTGGACCGACGCGCTGCGGACCATCCATCCGGATGAGACGATCTACACCTTCTTCGACTATTTCCGGAATGCCTATGCGCGGAATGCCGGCCTGCGCATCGATCACTTCCTGCTGAGCCCGGCGCTGGCCAAGCGGCTGGTCGACGCCCAGGTCGACCGCGAGGTGCGCGGCTGGGAGAAGACCAGCGACCACGCGCCGGTCTGGATCGAGCTCGCCGACGACGCGAAGCCACCGGCCTCGGCGCGGCGAAAAGCCAAGGCAAGGCCCGCCTCCTCCACCTGA
- the ligD gene encoding DNA ligase D, whose product MIRLKPRGREKGENWLLRKVADEHTGGSDDLVTTHLTGVESGLTMAEIAAGKKPTKKQASAAKAEPPAASTPVPARRTKNAKPEGVAPPFRPVQLATLVDHVPAGNAWLHEMKYDGYRTLISIGGGDGRAHTRSGLDWTDKFAPVVADAATLDVSSALLDGEAVVLDAEGRTSFQALQNALKEDPGSILYYAFDLLALDGEDLTNRPLTERKEKLAALIGSGTSKIRYSDHIVGRGEELFGTFCEAGLEGVISKRADAKYVGSRSGSWVKTKCIKRQEFVIVGWTPSDKQRGFRALLLGVNEDGKLRYAGKAGTGYTADEIDKLMGLMAPLEVKTPTVEAPRAAVRGAHWIQPKLVAEIAFMEVTGDGVLRHSSYLGLRLDKKAEAVVVEKEAPVAEVEATATAPAATKVRVTNRERVIFPEGKITKGELADYYQTVSGIMLPWAGSRPISLVRCPQGRGKKCFFQKHDAGSFGDHVHHVGIREKDGHDEDYLFVDDAEGLVTCVQMGTIEYHGWGARIEDVEKADRLVFDLDPDEGLDFKDVISAAFHVQELLGQMGLVTFPMVTGGKGVHVIAPLTPQAEWPAVKDFAHRFAQVLAQTEPDRFTAALAKAKRTGRIFVDYLRNQRGATAVMPYSARAREHAPVAVPITWEELRTLDGASRWHVGDAAELLKRAASKDLIGWGRADQVLPDL is encoded by the coding sequence ATGATCCGCCTGAAGCCACGCGGCCGCGAAAAGGGCGAGAACTGGCTGCTGCGCAAGGTTGCCGACGAGCATACCGGCGGCTCCGACGATCTCGTGACGACGCACCTCACCGGCGTCGAGAGTGGACTGACCATGGCCGAGATCGCGGCCGGCAAGAAACCGACGAAGAAGCAGGCGAGCGCTGCGAAGGCGGAGCCGCCGGCAGCATCCACTCCCGTGCCGGCACGTCGGACGAAGAATGCCAAGCCGGAAGGCGTCGCCCCGCCGTTCCGACCGGTCCAGCTGGCCACGCTCGTCGACCATGTGCCCGCCGGCAACGCCTGGCTGCACGAGATGAAGTATGACGGCTATCGCACGCTGATCTCGATCGGCGGCGGTGATGGCCGCGCGCACACGCGCTCGGGCCTCGACTGGACCGACAAGTTCGCGCCCGTCGTCGCGGATGCCGCCACGCTCGATGTCTCCTCGGCACTGCTCGACGGTGAGGCGGTCGTGCTCGATGCCGAGGGCCGGACCAGCTTCCAGGCGTTGCAGAATGCACTGAAGGAAGACCCTGGCTCGATCCTGTACTACGCGTTCGACCTGCTCGCGCTCGACGGCGAGGACCTGACGAACCGGCCGCTGACCGAACGCAAGGAGAAGCTCGCCGCGCTGATCGGCTCGGGCACGTCCAAGATCCGCTACTCCGATCACATCGTCGGCCGCGGTGAGGAGCTGTTCGGCACCTTCTGCGAGGCCGGCCTTGAGGGCGTCATCTCCAAGCGAGCCGATGCGAAGTACGTCGGCTCGCGCTCGGGCAGCTGGGTCAAGACCAAGTGCATCAAGCGCCAGGAGTTCGTGATCGTCGGCTGGACCCCGTCGGACAAGCAGCGCGGATTCCGTGCGCTGCTGCTCGGGGTCAACGAGGATGGCAAGCTGCGCTACGCCGGCAAGGCCGGTACCGGCTACACCGCCGACGAGATCGACAAGCTGATGGGGCTGATGGCGCCGCTCGAGGTCAAGACGCCGACCGTCGAGGCGCCACGCGCGGCGGTGCGCGGCGCCCACTGGATCCAGCCCAAGCTCGTCGCCGAGATCGCGTTCATGGAGGTCACCGGCGACGGCGTGCTGCGCCACTCGAGCTATCTCGGGCTGCGGCTCGACAAGAAGGCGGAAGCCGTCGTCGTCGAGAAGGAGGCACCGGTCGCCGAGGTCGAGGCCACCGCCACGGCACCGGCGGCAACCAAGGTTCGCGTCACCAACCGCGAGCGCGTGATCTTCCCTGAGGGCAAGATCACCAAGGGGGAGCTCGCCGACTATTACCAGACGGTGTCGGGGATCATGCTGCCCTGGGCCGGCAGCCGGCCGATCAGCCTGGTCCGTTGCCCGCAGGGACGCGGCAAGAAATGCTTCTTCCAGAAACACGACGCCGGCAGCTTCGGCGATCACGTCCACCATGTCGGCATTCGGGAAAAGGACGGGCACGACGAAGACTATCTGTTCGTCGACGATGCCGAGGGGCTGGTCACCTGCGTCCAGATGGGCACGATCGAGTACCACGGCTGGGGCGCGCGCATCGAGGATGTCGAGAAGGCCGACCGGCTGGTGTTCGATCTCGATCCGGACGAAGGCCTCGACTTCAAGGACGTCATCTCGGCGGCGTTCCACGTCCAGGAGCTGCTCGGGCAAATGGGGCTGGTGACCTTCCCGATGGTGACCGGCGGCAAGGGCGTCCACGTCATCGCGCCGCTCACACCCCAAGCCGAGTGGCCGGCGGTTAAGGACTTCGCCCACCGCTTCGCGCAGGTGCTGGCGCAGACCGAACCCGACCGGTTCACGGCAGCTCTCGCCAAGGCCAAGCGGACGGGACGGATCTTCGTCGACTATCTGCGCAACCAGCGCGGCGCGACCGCGGTCATGCCATACAGCGCGCGGGCCCGCGAACATGCGCCGGTGGCGGTGCCGATCACCTGGGAGGAGCTGCGGACGCTTGACGGCGCCTCGCGCTGGCATGTCGGCGACGCGGCGGAGCTGCTGAAGCGGGCGGCGTCGAAGGATCTGATCGGCTGGGGGCGCGCCGACCAGGTGCTGCCGGACCTGTAG
- a CDS encoding HpcH/HpaI aldolase/citrate lyase family protein, whose protein sequence is MTAIRTWLFAPGDRPSIMAKALASHADAVILDLEDAVAKSAKPAARDTVAAALRASSRPGRYVRINDLATDFAHDDVMALAESLPTGLVLPKAESAEDVRLLQWLLGQVERRVGYAGPPLEIVPLLETAAGLSSVSEIAAASSRVRRLAFGAGDFTLDLSLTWSREEQELLPYRSAIVLASRVAGLEAPVDAVWVRVDDADGMAASAARSRDHGFQGKLCIHPSQVDAVRTAFRPSPEAVARARRIVAAFAAAEGAGHAAIRVDGALVDYPIYEAARRTLADAGPGDGPPE, encoded by the coding sequence ATGACCGCGATCAGGACGTGGCTTTTCGCACCGGGCGATCGGCCGTCCATCATGGCGAAGGCTCTCGCCAGCCACGCCGACGCCGTCATCCTCGATCTCGAGGATGCGGTAGCGAAATCGGCCAAGCCGGCCGCACGCGACACCGTGGCCGCAGCGCTGCGAGCGTCGTCGCGGCCGGGGCGCTATGTCCGGATCAACGATCTTGCCACGGACTTCGCGCATGACGATGTCATGGCGCTCGCCGAAAGCCTCCCGACCGGGCTCGTCCTGCCGAAGGCCGAGAGCGCGGAAGACGTGCGATTGTTGCAGTGGCTTCTCGGACAGGTCGAGCGACGTGTCGGCTACGCGGGCCCCCCGCTCGAGATCGTGCCGTTGCTGGAGACAGCGGCGGGTCTCAGTAGCGTGAGCGAGATCGCTGCGGCGTCGTCCCGCGTCAGGCGGCTGGCGTTCGGCGCCGGCGACTTCACGCTGGACCTGTCGCTGACATGGTCCCGTGAGGAGCAGGAACTGCTGCCATACCGGTCGGCCATCGTACTGGCGTCGAGGGTGGCCGGGCTCGAGGCGCCGGTCGATGCCGTCTGGGTTCGCGTCGACGATGCCGACGGCATGGCCGCGTCCGCCGCGCGTTCCAGGGATCATGGCTTCCAAGGGAAGCTGTGCATCCATCCGTCGCAGGTCGACGCGGTTCGCACCGCTTTCCGGCCGTCGCCGGAGGCCGTGGCGCGCGCGCGGCGGATCGTGGCGGCCTTCGCGGCCGCCGAGGGGGCGGGCCACGCCGCGATCCGGGTGGATGGCGCGCTAGTCGATTATCCGATCTACGAGGCCGCGCGCCGAACGCTGGCGGACGCCGGACCGGGTGACGGTCCTCCGGAGTAG
- a CDS encoding cupin domain-containing protein, whose amino-acid sequence MVEDMTVRRVIAQHDAHGHARFAIDERLEPSPIGARGSSNATVWATDRAPADNQDPRDLAGSLTGLGMDGGTAIRVINVSPGEETPMHRTISVDYVVITHGSIDLELDGGDVRTLHAGDVVVQRGTSHRWINRSGDWARMVAVLVSAAPVVIDGSVLAEVHI is encoded by the coding sequence ATGGTAGAGGATATGACGGTGAGGCGGGTGATCGCCCAGCACGACGCGCACGGCCATGCGCGGTTCGCGATCGACGAGCGGCTGGAGCCTTCGCCGATCGGCGCCCGGGGCTCCAGCAACGCGACGGTGTGGGCGACCGATCGCGCGCCCGCCGACAATCAGGATCCGCGCGATCTCGCCGGAAGCCTGACCGGCCTCGGCATGGATGGCGGCACGGCGATCCGCGTCATCAACGTGTCCCCCGGCGAGGAGACGCCGATGCACCGGACGATCAGCGTGGATTACGTCGTCATCACGCACGGCTCGATCGACCTGGAGCTGGACGGCGGGGACGTGCGGACGCTGCATGCCGGCGACGTGGTCGTGCAGCGCGGCACCAGCCATCGCTGGATCAATCGCAGCGGGGACTGGGCGCGGATGGTGGCGGTGCTGGTGAGCGCCGCGCCCGTGGTGATCGACGGTTCAGTGCTGGCCGAAGTGCATATCTGA
- a CDS encoding CmcJ/NvfI family oxidoreductase yields the protein MATDIIVPLRYASRSHPPGLFYALAHERSTCRFEEHATRIVNARTRAEPPALAVEGMQLVRHATRVDDFEDADQVESVYVPEVRALVRDLTGASEVIVFHKLARREGGQQAGRRQPAGNAHIDYTAESFRLWARRELGDERAERLLAKRWSAVNVWRGTHPVERRPLAIADGRTITEDAMLEVPIHEAPGAPTPFVGVNISYDPDQRWYYYPDMRPDEALLFTLVDSDAARPQRAAHSAIDDPGSRPDAAPRASFEVRTMAFFD from the coding sequence ATGGCGACAGACATAATCGTGCCGTTGCGCTACGCCTCGCGATCGCATCCGCCCGGCTTGTTCTACGCGCTCGCGCATGAGCGTTCGACCTGCCGGTTCGAGGAGCATGCCACGCGCATCGTGAACGCGCGCACGCGCGCCGAACCGCCGGCATTGGCGGTGGAAGGCATGCAGCTGGTCCGACATGCGACGCGGGTCGACGACTTCGAGGATGCCGATCAGGTCGAGTCCGTCTACGTCCCCGAGGTGCGGGCGCTGGTCCGCGACCTGACGGGAGCCTCCGAGGTGATCGTCTTCCACAAGCTGGCGCGGCGTGAGGGTGGGCAGCAGGCGGGTCGCCGGCAGCCGGCGGGCAATGCCCATATCGACTATACGGCGGAAAGCTTCCGGCTGTGGGCGCGACGTGAGCTTGGCGACGAACGGGCGGAGAGGCTGCTGGCGAAACGCTGGTCGGCGGTCAACGTATGGCGCGGCACCCACCCGGTGGAGCGTCGCCCGCTGGCGATAGCCGACGGGCGGACCATCACCGAAGACGCGATGCTCGAGGTGCCGATCCACGAAGCGCCCGGCGCACCGACGCCGTTCGTCGGGGTGAACATCAGCTACGATCCCGACCAACGCTGGTATTACTACCCCGACATGCGACCGGACGAGGCGCTGCTGTTTACGCTCGTGGACAGCGACGCCGCGCGGCCGCAGCGCGCCGCCCACTCGGCGATCGACGATCCCGGCTCCCGGCCGGACGCGGCGCCGCGTGCCAGCTTCGAGGTTCGCACGATGGCCTTCTTCGACTGA
- a CDS encoding TonB-dependent receptor, with protein MMRSLMARRLLCSASVTTLLAFAAAPALAQDQAKAQQAAPAGTQNDASGPDTSQDIVVTAQFRSERLQDTPLAISAVNGSLAAARSQVSIADIAKTAPSVNIEPSANGGGPSSTIFIRGIGQSDSIPAVEPGVGVYIDDVYYGILTGSNFDLLDIDRVEILRGPQGTLSGKNSEGGSIKLYNRQPTNDPGGYAEFTYGSFNRSQARGAVNIPIVDDKILLRVGGVYRHVRGFLDRLDYGCVNPGTVPQVSGSSRNDGCRIGREGGQDLAAIRATLRLNLSERLHDTISFDRISDHQESTPSKLIYSLPLWTGGLDFTTPAKSYSNYSTFTGQPFTANQYTQPARNDVDQWGISNVLDWELSDNLSIKSITAYRKSNTVANQDGDASPYNVFLQNFEFNNKQFTQELRLSGSLSSVLDWTVGGFYYHSDLLNKGYIDIAGGLAPGGGGVNLAFITRDPIKSESTSGFAHGVVHITDKLNVTGGLRYTDESKDYTFVRLSPTGGTADFRVAGLNGTSSRYSGSRWDYRVAVDYRWSPSLMTYAQVATGFKGGGINPRPYFPTQAVPFKPEKVISYEAGTKADLFDRKVRLSADAFYTDFSDIQLTVTQCDSLSPFPGAPCTQTTNAGNAKLWGAEIEGDIRPVGGLSINFAASLIDFKYKSVNPLTGIPLDADNPFLSKTKLSGGIQYEIPLFGGTVTPRLDVDYRSGFATEALPTLTDIGRVSPRTLLNARLTYRSEDRSWELSGGVTNLTDKFYYASRFDRSGPPFFTALGIVGRPREWSVSVKRNF; from the coding sequence ATGATGCGCTCGTTGATGGCCCGCAGGCTGCTATGTTCGGCGTCAGTCACCACGCTGCTGGCGTTCGCCGCCGCGCCGGCGCTCGCGCAGGATCAGGCCAAGGCGCAACAGGCGGCGCCGGCCGGCACGCAGAACGACGCGAGCGGGCCGGATACGTCGCAGGACATTGTCGTGACGGCGCAGTTCCGGAGCGAGCGGCTGCAGGATACGCCGCTCGCGATCTCGGCGGTCAACGGATCGCTGGCGGCGGCGCGCAGCCAGGTCAGCATCGCCGACATAGCCAAGACCGCGCCCAGCGTGAACATCGAGCCGAGCGCCAACGGCGGCGGCCCGTCCTCCACCATCTTCATCCGCGGCATCGGTCAGTCCGATTCGATCCCGGCGGTCGAGCCGGGTGTCGGCGTCTACATCGACGATGTCTATTACGGTATTCTGACGGGGTCCAATTTCGACCTGCTTGACATCGATCGGGTCGAGATCCTGCGTGGACCGCAGGGTACGCTGTCCGGCAAGAATTCCGAGGGCGGCTCCATCAAGCTGTACAACCGGCAGCCGACCAACGATCCCGGCGGGTACGCCGAGTTCACCTACGGCTCGTTCAACCGGTCGCAGGCGCGCGGCGCCGTCAACATCCCGATCGTCGACGACAAGATCCTGCTGCGCGTCGGCGGCGTGTACAGGCACGTTCGCGGCTTCCTCGACCGGCTCGATTACGGCTGCGTCAATCCGGGCACCGTGCCGCAGGTCAGCGGATCGAGCCGGAACGACGGCTGCCGGATCGGTCGCGAGGGCGGACAGGACCTGGCCGCGATCCGCGCGACGCTGCGCCTCAACCTGTCGGAACGGCTGCACGACACCATCTCGTTCGACCGCATCAGCGACCATCAGGAATCGACGCCGTCCAAGCTGATCTACTCGCTGCCGCTCTGGACGGGCGGGCTGGACTTCACGACGCCGGCGAAGAGCTACTCCAACTATTCCACCTTCACCGGCCAGCCGTTCACGGCGAACCAGTATACCCAACCGGCGAGGAACGACGTCGATCAGTGGGGCATCTCCAACGTCCTGGACTGGGAGCTGTCCGACAATCTGTCGATCAAGTCGATCACCGCCTATCGCAAGAGCAACACGGTGGCGAACCAGGATGGCGACGCATCGCCGTACAACGTGTTCCTGCAGAACTTCGAGTTCAACAACAAGCAGTTCACCCAGGAGCTGCGCCTGTCGGGCAGCCTGTCCAGCGTGCTGGACTGGACCGTCGGCGGATTTTACTATCATTCCGACCTGCTGAACAAGGGCTATATCGACATCGCGGGCGGCCTGGCTCCGGGCGGCGGCGGCGTGAACCTGGCGTTCATCACGCGCGATCCGATCAAGTCGGAGTCGACCTCCGGCTTCGCCCACGGCGTCGTGCACATCACCGACAAGCTGAACGTGACGGGCGGGCTGCGTTACACCGACGAATCGAAGGACTATACCTTCGTGCGCCTGAGCCCGACGGGCGGCACGGCCGATTTCCGCGTGGCCGGGCTGAACGGCACGTCGTCCCGCTATTCGGGCTCGCGCTGGGACTATCGCGTCGCGGTGGACTATCGCTGGTCGCCGTCGCTCATGACCTACGCGCAGGTGGCGACCGGCTTCAAGGGCGGCGGCATCAATCCGCGTCCGTACTTCCCGACGCAGGCCGTGCCGTTCAAGCCTGAGAAGGTGATCTCCTACGAAGCCGGAACGAAGGCGGACCTGTTCGATCGCAAGGTCCGGCTCAGCGCCGATGCCTTCTACACGGACTTCTCCGACATCCAGCTGACCGTCACCCAGTGCGACTCCCTCTCGCCCTTCCCCGGCGCGCCCTGCACCCAGACGACGAACGCGGGCAACGCCAAGCTGTGGGGCGCCGAGATCGAGGGCGACATCCGTCCCGTCGGCGGGCTGTCGATCAACTTCGCCGCCAGCCTCATCGACTTCAAGTATAAGAGCGTGAACCCGCTGACCGGCATTCCGCTCGACGCCGACAACCCCTTCCTTTCCAAGACGAAGCTCTCGGGCGGCATCCAGTACGAGATCCCGCTGTTCGGCGGCACGGTGACCCCGCGCCTCGACGTGGACTATCGCTCCGGCTTCGCGACCGAGGCGCTGCCCACGCTGACCGACATCGGCCGCGTGTCGCCACGCACGTTGCTGAACGCGCGACTGACCTATCGCAGCGAGGACCGCAGCTGGGAGCTCTCCGGCGGCGTGACCAACCTGACCGACAAATTCTATTATGCCTCGCGCTTCGACCGGTCGGGCCCGCCCTTCTTCACCGCGCTCGGCATCGTCGGCCGTCCGCGCGAGTGGAGCGTCAGCGTGAAGCGTAACTTCTGA
- a CDS encoding 3-oxoacid CoA-transferase subunit A — translation MIDKRAGSPAQAVADIGDGAAIMIGGFGTAGMPDELIDALIAREVGNLTIINNNAGNGETGVAALIKAGRVRKMICSFPRQADSHHFDARYRAGEIELELVPQGNLAARIQAAGAGLGAIFTPTGFGTSLAEGKETRRIDGRDHVFELPIRADFALIKAHRGDRWGNLVYRKTARNFGPIMAMAARTTIAQVAEIVPLGELDPETIVTPGIFVQRVVPVPAATAREDMA, via the coding sequence ATGATCGACAAGCGGGCCGGCTCTCCGGCGCAGGCCGTCGCCGACATCGGCGACGGCGCCGCCATCATGATCGGCGGCTTCGGGACCGCCGGCATGCCGGACGAGCTGATCGACGCCCTGATCGCGCGGGAGGTGGGAAACCTGACGATCATCAACAACAATGCCGGCAATGGCGAGACCGGCGTGGCCGCGCTCATCAAGGCGGGGCGCGTTCGCAAGATGATCTGCTCCTTCCCGCGTCAGGCGGACTCGCACCATTTCGACGCGCGCTATCGCGCCGGCGAGATCGAGCTTGAACTCGTGCCGCAGGGCAATCTGGCGGCGCGGATACAGGCGGCGGGGGCCGGGCTGGGCGCGATCTTCACGCCCACCGGCTTTGGAACATCGCTGGCCGAGGGCAAGGAGACCCGGAGGATCGACGGCCGGGACCATGTGTTTGAGCTGCCGATCCGCGCCGACTTCGCGCTCATCAAGGCGCATCGCGGTGATCGCTGGGGCAATCTCGTCTACCGCAAGACCGCCCGGAACTTCGGACCGATCATGGCGATGGCCGCGCGCACCACGATCGCGCAGGTTGCCGAGATCGTGCCGCTCGGCGAGCTCGATCCCGAGACTATCGTCACGCCGGGCATCTTCGTGCAGCGCGTCGTGCCGGTGCCGGCCGCCACGGCGCGAGAGGACATGGCATGA
- a CDS encoding 3-oxoacid CoA-transferase subunit B gives MKRRTRDELAARVARDIPAGAYVNLGIGLPTRVANFLSVDREIQLQSENGLLGMGPAPAAGDEDPELINAGKQPVTLLAGGAFFHHADSFAMMRGGHIDICVLGAFQVSVHGDLANWHTGEAGAIPAVGGAMDLAIGAKRTFVMMDLLTRDGQSKLVTACTYPLTGLACVSRVYTDVAVIDVGPAGARLVEAVDGLDLEGLRAMTQIPIDA, from the coding sequence ATGAAGCGACGCACAAGGGACGAGTTGGCGGCGCGCGTGGCCCGCGACATCCCGGCCGGCGCCTATGTCAACCTCGGCATCGGCCTGCCCACGCGGGTGGCCAACTTCCTGTCGGTGGACCGCGAGATCCAGTTGCAGAGCGAGAACGGACTGCTGGGCATGGGCCCGGCGCCGGCCGCGGGCGACGAGGATCCGGAGCTCATCAACGCGGGCAAGCAGCCGGTGACGCTGCTGGCCGGCGGGGCCTTCTTCCACCATGCGGACAGTTTCGCGATGATGCGCGGCGGCCATATCGACATCTGCGTGCTGGGCGCTTTCCAGGTCTCGGTTCATGGCGATCTGGCGAACTGGCATACAGGCGAGGCCGGTGCGATCCCGGCGGTCGGCGGCGCGATGGATCTGGCGATCGGGGCGAAGCGCACCTTCGTGATGATGGACCTGCTGACGCGGGACGGGCAGAGCAAGCTGGTGACGGCCTGCACCTATCCGCTGACCGGTCTGGCCTGCGTGTCGCGCGTCTATACCGACGTGGCCGTGATCGACGTCGGGCCGGCGGGAGCGAGACTGGTCGAGGCGGTCGACGGGCTCGATCTCGAAGGGCTGCGCGCGATGACCCAGATCCCGATCGACGCCTGA
- the pcaF gene encoding 3-oxoadipyl-CoA thiolase yields MAEAFICDAVRTPIGRYAGVLADVRADDLGAVPLRALLDRQSRLDPAAIEEVFYGCANQAGEDNRNVARMSLLLAGVPVSTAGVTLNRLCASGLEAVGAAARAIRCDEMALAIAGGVESMSRAPLVIGKAGRGFCRDQRLEDTTMGWRFVNPTLDARYGTETMPRTGENVAVERGVGRDDQDAFACRSQARAAAAMEAGFFAEEIVPVAVPDGRKGFIEAGVDEHPRADTTLDRLRRLKPLFGPDGTVTAGNASGINDGAAAMIVASEAAARAHGLTPRARILGMASAGVEPRVMGLGPVPATRKLLDRLDIAVADLDVIELNEAFASQALAVLRDLGLPDDAAHVNPNGGAIALGHPLGMSGARLAMTLVHQLERTGGRLGLATLCVGVGMGLALVVERV; encoded by the coding sequence ATGGCCGAAGCCTTCATCTGCGATGCCGTGCGTACACCGATCGGCCGCTACGCCGGCGTGCTGGCCGACGTGCGCGCCGACGATCTGGGCGCGGTTCCGCTCAGGGCGCTGCTTGACCGGCAGTCACGGCTCGATCCGGCGGCGATAGAGGAGGTGTTCTACGGCTGCGCGAATCAGGCCGGCGAGGACAACCGCAACGTCGCGCGGATGAGCCTGCTGCTGGCCGGCGTGCCCGTATCGACGGCGGGGGTAACGCTCAATCGCCTGTGCGCGTCCGGCCTTGAAGCGGTGGGCGCGGCGGCTCGGGCGATCCGTTGCGACGAGATGGCGCTGGCCATCGCCGGTGGCGTCGAGAGCATGAGCCGTGCGCCGCTGGTGATCGGCAAGGCCGGGCGCGGGTTCTGCCGCGACCAGCGCCTGGAGGATACCACGATGGGCTGGCGCTTCGTCAATCCGACGCTCGACGCGCGGTACGGCACCGAGACGATGCCGCGGACGGGCGAGAACGTCGCCGTCGAACGCGGCGTCGGACGCGACGATCAGGACGCATTCGCCTGTCGCAGCCAGGCGCGCGCCGCCGCCGCGATGGAAGCCGGCTTCTTCGCGGAGGAGATCGTTCCCGTGGCCGTTCCGGACGGCCGAAAGGGCTTCATCGAGGCGGGTGTCGACGAACATCCCCGCGCGGATACCACGCTGGATCGGCTCCGGCGCCTGAAGCCCTTGTTCGGTCCGGACGGCACGGTGACGGCCGGAAACGCATCCGGCATCAACGACGGCGCGGCGGCGATGATCGTGGCGAGCGAGGCGGCCGCGCGTGCGCACGGTCTGACGCCACGGGCGCGCATCCTGGGCATGGCATCCGCCGGCGTGGAACCCCGCGTGATGGGACTCGGCCCGGTGCCCGCCACGCGCAAACTGCTCGACCGCCTGGACATCGCCGTCGCCGACCTCGATGTCATCGAATTGAACGAGGCGTTCGCGAGCCAGGCGCTGGCGGTGCTGCGTGACCTGGGCCTGCCCGACGACGCCGCGCACGTGAACCCCAATGGCGGCGCGATAGCGCTGGGCCATCCGCTCGGCATGTCGGGCGCCCGGCTGGCGATGACGCTGGTGCATCAGCTGGAGCGGACCGGTGGCCGGCTGGGACTGGCAACGCTCTGCGTCGGCGTCGGCATGGGGCTTGCCCTGGTTGTCGAGCGCGTCTGA